In Peptococcaceae bacterium, a single window of DNA contains:
- the rnc gene encoding ribonuclease III, whose protein sequence is MNSTREEQLKELLAVVKVKKTINLELVNQALTHPSYLYESGGGIEHNQRLEFLGDAVIGLIIAQHLYEKYPGKTEGELTKMRAAVVCETSLAEAARALNLGRYILMGKGEEQTGGAGRASNLADCLEAFIGALYLTLGLEKTNYFVISLLKTRIKNAARGFFGDYKTQLQEYIQRNPENQVCYRILQEEGPDHDKTFYAAVYLNEKELARGRGHTKKEAEQMAALLALNALGAE, encoded by the coding sequence TTGAACAGCACGCGTGAAGAACAACTGAAAGAACTGCTGGCCGTGGTAAAAGTAAAAAAGACAATCAACCTGGAACTGGTAAACCAGGCCCTCACACATCCTTCCTACCTTTACGAAAGCGGCGGCGGCATTGAACACAACCAGCGGCTGGAGTTCCTTGGGGATGCGGTTATAGGGCTGATCATTGCCCAGCATCTCTATGAAAAATACCCTGGTAAAACGGAGGGAGAACTCACAAAAATGAGGGCCGCGGTTGTCTGTGAAACGTCACTGGCTGAAGCGGCAAGAGCCTTAAACCTTGGCCGGTATATCCTGATGGGAAAAGGTGAAGAACAGACTGGTGGGGCGGGCAGGGCTTCCAACCTGGCCGACTGCTTAGAAGCCTTCATCGGGGCGCTTTATCTGACCCTTGGCCTTGAAAAAACGAATTATTTCGTCATTTCTCTGCTGAAAACCAGGATAAAAAACGCCGCCAGGGGGTTTTTCGGCGATTATAAAACACAACTGCAGGAGTATATCCAGCGCAATCCTGAAAACCAAGTCTGTTACAGGATACTGCAGGAAGAAGGACCCGATCATGACAAAACGTTTTACGCCGCGGTTTATCTTAATGAAAAAGAGCTGGCCAGGGGAAGGGGCCATACAAAAAAAGAGGCGGAACAGATGGCGGCCTTGCTTGCCCTGAATGCCCTGGGAGCCGAGTGA
- a CDS encoding radical SAM protein: protein MDKFLVVPFFIPHAGCPFTCVFCDQRKISGVKHAMSPVSVAPVVKKYLQTVKEIPAKVEAAFFGGNFTGLPLEEQKRWLEAAAELKRAGIITGIRLSTRPDFIDETKARLLNEYGVTAVELGVQSLDEDVLEKSYRGHTAADTSKATETLRKYGFEIIYQLMLGLPGDNARTARTTALKTICSRPDGVRIYPALILKGTTLACWYEKGIYRPWSLEETVEIGSQWFALFSLYGIRIIRMGLQASENLTLENDLLAGPYHPAYGELVESRLFLKQLTEIFCLAGCPPGKTVVMFNPRDISKVVGQRKENLAHLKERFPHSEIGLANDPGIPAGDLALIYGWKRLFLSRKEFLEKYRIKENEFFGEKGVNPCI from the coding sequence ATGGACAAGTTTCTGGTTGTACCGTTTTTTATTCCCCACGCCGGCTGTCCTTTTACCTGCGTCTTCTGTGACCAGCGGAAAATCAGCGGGGTAAAACACGCCATGTCTCCCGTTTCTGTCGCGCCGGTGGTGAAAAAATATTTGCAAACAGTAAAAGAGATTCCCGCGAAGGTGGAAGCGGCTTTTTTCGGCGGCAATTTTACCGGACTGCCGCTGGAGGAGCAAAAAAGGTGGCTGGAAGCGGCGGCCGAATTAAAAAGAGCGGGAATAATCACCGGCATTCGCCTTTCCACCCGGCCGGACTTTATCGATGAAACGAAGGCGAGGCTACTCAATGAATACGGGGTGACTGCGGTTGAGCTGGGCGTGCAGTCACTGGACGAGGACGTTCTGGAGAAAAGCTATAGGGGACATACTGCCGCCGACACATCCAAGGCTACAGAAACCCTGAGGAAGTACGGATTTGAGATTATTTACCAGCTGATGCTGGGACTGCCGGGAGACAATGCCCGCACGGCCAGAACGACCGCGCTGAAAACAATTTGCTCCAGACCGGACGGAGTGCGCATTTACCCGGCCCTGATTCTTAAAGGGACAACCCTGGCCTGTTGGTATGAAAAGGGGATTTACAGGCCGTGGAGTCTGGAAGAAACAGTGGAAATAGGCTCGCAGTGGTTCGCCCTGTTTTCATTATACGGTATAAGAATAATCCGCATGGGACTGCAGGCATCAGAAAACTTAACCCTGGAAAATGATTTGCTGGCCGGTCCGTATCACCCTGCATATGGTGAACTGGTTGAAAGCCGGCTGTTCTTGAAGCAGTTAACAGAAATATTTTGTCTTGCCGGGTGTCCACCTGGTAAAACGGTGGTCATGTTTAACCCACGCGATATTTCTAAGGTTGTGGGTCAAAGGAAAGAAAACCTGGCCCACCTAAAAGAAAGATTTCCACACTCAGAGATCGGGCTGGCCAATGATCCCGGTATTCCAGCCGGCGATCTGGCCCTGATCTACGGCTGGAAAAGGCTTTTTTTGTCAAGAAAGGAGTTTCTGGAAAAATATCGAATAAAAGAAAATGAGTTTTTTGGTGAAAAGGGCGTGAACCCGTGTATTTGA
- the smc gene encoding chromosome segregation protein SMC yields the protein MYLKKLEIHGFKSFADKTVLEFKPGITLVVGPNGSGKSNIADAVRWVLGEQSVKSLRGGKMEDVIFAGSEKRRSLGMAEVSLTLDNSSGLFPLEFNEITVTRRLYRSGESDYLINRVPCRLRDIHELFMDTGIGKEGISIIGQGKVDEILSVRPEERRGLLEEAAGIVKYRHRKREAAKKLEETEASLVRLRDIVSELESQEEPLAEQAKTALLYRDMKSELDGLEIGMLVDEMETCRRRLESIGRSRQNEEKEIEQARTEYYEALSKEEKYKLLLQKQEENLAVQQESIYEENLRLEKNESEMKLAAERISDLVQQAKNYGGEIRKLNEELESMKSDCEHHKAAGEALGKSLEEAREKLRQYEDYLSGDSLEEQGLAQRLDELKTEHFEFLQEETRINNEINSVKQRLSLLERHEEQLRDKEKQLVSGLDSIKNRADELESEAGEFSARQLFLEKQLAESEMHYREEEKKYKQIQQRIRGLLDEKNSIAARQRVFSEMEREGQGYGQGVREILLQKARGGFEQIVGTVAQVISVPKEYELAVEVALGSALQHLIAENEDAAEKAVEWLKNNDKGRATFLPLTTVKGTTAAEKPPQEEGVVGLLSEIVQYEKRFKGIMDFLLGRVWLIKDLSTAIKQARAIGFRCRMVTLDGQLVNTGGSITGGSVKANASGILSRKRAVGELESAIEMLRQEIEQAEKEAEEQAAVVAASEERIAKLKADLQELIIKKTENLKTQERWKADHERCQTELETVRWQLAETTEEKAGFQKSINEAEERSNELKKLIVEINNELLTLQDEVKKKQSERLKKNEKLTQLRIEAATIEEKMASFQKENSYLSNRLKQIKQHKEEKETVQAELKEKKMELEKTLNSLEYEKERILLSLREKEKQLEKMKAKKYQLQEELSRIEREAKEKSAWMKEKEEKLHQYELQQSKYETSLEAVASRLNEQYGLTCEEAKEKSTSILDKRSSQQRISWLKEEISALGQVNTGAIEEYGRLKERLDFLTGQINDMTGAKERLEQVIKEMDQIMTRRFKETFALVDKYFQEMFSRLFGGGRAQLLLTDAESLLEAGVEIVVQPPGKKSQHLSLLSGGEKSLTAIALLMAVLKVKPSPFCVLDEIESNLDESNVAGFAQLLKEFSTDTQFIVISHRKGTMEIAHVLYGVTIEETGVSSLVSVKLEDAKKEAS from the coding sequence GTGTATTTGAAAAAGCTGGAGATTCATGGTTTCAAATCGTTTGCCGATAAAACCGTTCTGGAGTTTAAACCAGGTATTACCCTGGTTGTAGGTCCAAACGGCAGCGGCAAATCGAATATAGCCGATGCCGTTCGCTGGGTTTTGGGAGAACAGAGCGTGAAATCGCTGCGCGGCGGGAAGATGGAAGACGTGATCTTTGCCGGTAGCGAAAAGAGACGCTCCCTGGGTATGGCGGAAGTATCGCTCACCCTCGACAATTCTTCGGGCCTTTTTCCGCTCGAATTCAACGAGATCACGGTAACACGCCGTCTTTACCGGTCTGGAGAAAGCGATTATTTGATTAACCGCGTTCCCTGTCGCCTGCGTGATATTCACGAGCTGTTCATGGATACCGGCATAGGCAAGGAAGGGATTTCGATAATTGGCCAGGGAAAAGTGGATGAAATCCTTTCGGTCAGGCCAGAAGAGAGACGCGGCCTGCTCGAGGAGGCGGCAGGCATCGTCAAATACCGCCACAGGAAGCGGGAAGCCGCCAAAAAACTGGAAGAAACGGAAGCCAGCCTTGTCAGGTTGCGCGATATTGTAAGCGAACTTGAATCACAGGAAGAGCCTCTGGCTGAGCAAGCCAAGACGGCTTTACTGTACAGGGATATGAAGAGTGAGCTGGACGGTCTGGAGATTGGCATGCTGGTGGATGAGATGGAGACATGCCGTCGCCGCTTGGAAAGCATCGGTAGGAGCCGGCAAAACGAGGAAAAAGAAATTGAACAGGCCCGCACCGAATACTATGAAGCCCTGTCAAAGGAAGAAAAATACAAACTGCTGCTGCAAAAGCAAGAAGAAAATCTGGCTGTTCAGCAAGAAAGCATTTATGAAGAAAACCTGCGCCTGGAAAAAAACGAAAGCGAAATGAAGCTCGCAGCGGAACGCATTTCCGATCTCGTCCAGCAGGCAAAGAATTACGGCGGCGAAATCCGGAAATTAAACGAAGAACTGGAAAGCATGAAAAGCGATTGCGAACATCACAAGGCAGCCGGTGAAGCGCTCGGCAAGTCCCTGGAAGAAGCGCGGGAAAAGCTTAGACAGTATGAGGATTATCTATCCGGCGATTCCCTGGAAGAACAGGGCCTTGCACAAAGATTGGACGAGTTGAAAACTGAACACTTCGAGTTTTTGCAGGAAGAAACAAGAATAAACAATGAGATAAACAGCGTAAAACAACGGCTGTCACTGCTGGAAAGGCACGAAGAACAGCTTAGGGATAAAGAGAAACAACTGGTATCGGGGCTTGATTCAATCAAAAACAGGGCAGACGAATTGGAAAGTGAAGCCGGCGAATTCTCGGCAAGGCAGCTTTTCCTGGAGAAGCAGCTGGCCGAAAGCGAGATGCATTACCGCGAAGAAGAGAAAAAGTATAAACAGATCCAGCAAAGAATTCGCGGCCTGCTGGATGAAAAGAACAGCATCGCAGCCCGCCAGAGGGTTTTCAGCGAAATGGAAAGAGAGGGGCAGGGCTACGGGCAAGGGGTCAGGGAAATACTGCTCCAAAAGGCCAGGGGCGGTTTCGAGCAAATCGTGGGCACGGTGGCCCAGGTAATAAGCGTTCCCAAGGAATATGAACTGGCCGTTGAAGTTGCGCTGGGAAGCGCACTCCAGCACCTGATCGCGGAAAATGAAGACGCTGCGGAAAAAGCTGTCGAATGGCTCAAAAATAACGATAAAGGAAGGGCCACCTTCTTGCCCCTAACCACTGTAAAGGGAACGACAGCCGCCGAAAAGCCGCCGCAGGAAGAAGGAGTGGTGGGATTATTAAGCGAGATCGTCCAATATGAAAAAAGGTTCAAAGGGATTATGGATTTCCTGCTGGGACGTGTTTGGCTGATAAAAGACCTTTCAACCGCCATAAAACAGGCCAGAGCAATCGGCTTTCGCTGCCGCATGGTCACTCTGGACGGGCAGCTTGTCAACACCGGAGGTTCAATTACCGGCGGCAGCGTAAAAGCAAACGCCAGCGGCATCTTAAGCCGAAAACGCGCTGTCGGGGAGCTTGAGTCGGCCATAGAAATGCTCAGGCAGGAAATTGAACAGGCTGAAAAAGAAGCGGAAGAACAAGCTGCCGTTGTTGCGGCATCCGAGGAAAGAATCGCGAAACTTAAAGCAGACCTTCAGGAACTGATCATTAAGAAAACGGAGAACTTAAAAACGCAGGAAAGGTGGAAGGCCGATCACGAGCGCTGCCAGACAGAACTGGAGACGGTCAGGTGGCAGCTTGCCGAAACAACGGAAGAAAAAGCCGGTTTCCAGAAGAGCATTAACGAGGCGGAAGAAAGAAGCAATGAATTGAAAAAGCTGATCGTAGAGATAAACAATGAATTGTTGACCTTGCAGGATGAGGTGAAAAAGAAACAGAGCGAAAGATTGAAAAAGAACGAGAAACTGACCCAACTGCGCATTGAAGCAGCGACGATAGAAGAAAAGATGGCTTCTTTCCAGAAGGAAAACAGCTACCTGTCAAACAGGCTGAAACAAATTAAACAGCATAAAGAGGAAAAGGAAACAGTCCAGGCGGAACTTAAAGAAAAGAAAATGGAGCTTGAAAAAACGTTAAATTCTCTGGAGTACGAGAAAGAGAGAATATTATTGAGCTTAAGAGAGAAAGAAAAACAGCTGGAGAAAATGAAAGCAAAAAAATACCAGTTGCAGGAAGAACTAAGCAGAATCGAGCGGGAAGCGAAGGAAAAAAGCGCTTGGATGAAGGAAAAGGAAGAAAAACTGCACCAGTATGAACTACAGCAGTCAAAATACGAGACATCCCTGGAAGCGGTGGCGAGCCGCCTCAATGAACAGTACGGGCTGACCTGCGAAGAAGCCAAAGAAAAAAGCACGTCTATTCTGGACAAGCGTTCCTCGCAACAAAGGATAAGCTGGTTGAAGGAAGAAATATCAGCCCTTGGACAGGTCAATACCGGAGCCATAGAAGAATACGGCCGTCTAAAAGAAAGGCTTGATTTCCTGACCGGGCAGATAAACGACATGACCGGGGCCAAGGAAAGACTTGAGCAGGTAATAAAAGAAATGGACCAGATCATGACCAGGCGGTTTAAAGAAACCTTTGCCCTTGTTGACAAGTACTTTCAGGAGATGTTTTCCCGCCTGTTCGGGGGTGGCCGGGCCCAGCTTTTGCTTACTGATGCCGAGAGCCTGCTTGAAGCCGGCGTTGAGATTGTGGTCCAGCCCCCGGGTAAAAAATCGCAGCACCTTTCTCTTTTATCGGGCGGAGAAAAATCCTTGACAGCCATCGCCTTGCTCATGGCCGTTCTTAAAGTGAAACCGAGCCCTTTTTGCGTGCTCGACGAGATCGAGTCAAACCTTGATGAATCAAATGTGGCCGGCTTCGCCCAGTTGCTCAAGGAATTCTCCACCGATACGCAGTTTATCGTCATCTCCCACCGCAAGGGAACGATGGAGATTGCCCATGTCTTATACGGCGTCACTATTGAGGAAACCGGGGTATCCAGCCTGGTTTCAGTAAAACTGGAAGATGCCAAAAAAGAGGCCAGTTAA
- the ftsY gene encoding signal recognition particle-docking protein FtsY, with amino-acid sequence MNIFDQVAGGLAKTKRAFFDKVAGLLTGVKPIDEELFEKLEEALIGADVGVATSLKLVGNIRKKAGEKKLREAHELRAVLEEEIKRMLAEGDHELHLDKNALNVILMVGVNGTGKTTSIGKLGYRLKKEGYSVMAAAGDTFRAAAIEQLQVWCQRSGIDLIKHNEGADPAAVVYDALQAARSRKIEVLLVDTAGRLQTKTNLMEELKKMRRVIARECPGAPQEVLLTLDAATGQNALSQAKLFSEAVTVTGVILTKLDGTARGGVILGIQDEYKLPVKFIGTGEKIADLEKFVPENFSRALLS; translated from the coding sequence ATGAATATCTTTGATCAGGTTGCCGGCGGGCTTGCCAAAACCAAACGAGCATTTTTCGATAAAGTTGCAGGACTCCTGACAGGTGTAAAACCCATTGACGAGGAACTGTTTGAAAAACTGGAAGAAGCCTTAATCGGGGCTGATGTTGGTGTGGCCACCTCATTAAAACTCGTCGGGAATATCAGAAAAAAAGCCGGCGAAAAAAAACTGCGCGAAGCACATGAGCTGCGCGCAGTGCTGGAAGAAGAAATCAAGCGTATGCTGGCCGAAGGCGACCATGAACTTCACCTGGACAAAAACGCCCTCAACGTCATCCTCATGGTGGGAGTGAACGGCACCGGGAAAACAACGTCCATCGGCAAACTGGGTTACAGGTTGAAGAAGGAAGGATACAGCGTCATGGCGGCGGCAGGCGATACTTTCAGGGCCGCAGCCATTGAGCAGCTGCAGGTCTGGTGCCAGAGGAGCGGTATTGACCTGATTAAACACAATGAAGGCGCAGACCCGGCGGCAGTTGTTTACGATGCCCTGCAGGCCGCCAGGTCGCGAAAAATTGAAGTACTGCTTGTTGATACCGCCGGACGGCTGCAGACAAAAACAAACCTGATGGAAGAATTAAAAAAGATGCGGAGAGTCATCGCCAGGGAATGCCCGGGGGCACCCCAGGAAGTGCTGCTGACGCTTGACGCCGCAACCGGGCAGAATGCTCTTTCCCAGGCCAAGCTCTTCAGCGAGGCGGTTACAGTTACAGGCGTAATTCTCACCAAACTGGACGGAACGGCCAGGGGAGGCGTAATCCTTGGAATACAGGATGAATACAAGCTTCCCGTAAAATTCATCGGGACCGGCGAAAAAATCGCGGACCTGGAAAAGTTCGTGCCGGAAAACTTCAGCAGGGCATTGCTCAGCTGA
- the mtnP gene encoding S-methyl-5'-thioadenosine phosphorylase, which produces MARADLAVIGGTGVYRADMLEKTMEIEVETSYGRVNLLKGSLKGREIAFLARHGKGHTVPPHLIDYRANICALKNLGVKRIIATAAVGSLNENMKPLDFVIVDQFLDFTKGRKFTFYEGGEKGVLHVDMTEPYCREAGSFIYDQAKALDLPVHLGGCYVATEGPRFETPAEIRMFKLLGGDVVGMTGVPEVVLAREAGMCYAAIAMVTNFAAGISPAALSHGEVVEAVKKINSNISRLIMSVLESIPLDTGCRCKLGPEEAGKL; this is translated from the coding sequence ATGGCCAGGGCAGATCTCGCCGTCATTGGCGGCACCGGCGTATACAGAGCAGATATGCTGGAAAAGACAATGGAAATCGAGGTGGAGACAAGTTACGGCAGGGTAAACCTATTGAAAGGCAGTTTAAAAGGAAGGGAGATCGCCTTTTTGGCCAGGCACGGCAAAGGGCATACCGTCCCGCCCCACCTTATTGATTACCGGGCCAACATTTGCGCCCTGAAAAACCTGGGCGTCAAACGCATCATCGCCACTGCGGCTGTCGGCTCGCTTAATGAAAACATGAAACCGCTTGATTTTGTTATAGTTGACCAGTTCCTCGACTTTACCAAAGGCCGGAAATTCACGTTTTACGAAGGAGGAGAAAAAGGAGTCCTTCATGTGGACATGACCGAACCATACTGCCGTGAAGCCGGCAGTTTCATTTACGACCAGGCCAAGGCGCTGGATTTGCCCGTTCACTTGGGCGGCTGCTATGTGGCCACGGAAGGGCCGCGTTTTGAAACCCCGGCCGAGATCAGGATGTTTAAACTGCTGGGAGGTGATGTGGTGGGAATGACCGGTGTGCCCGAAGTGGTTCTTGCCCGCGAGGCCGGGATGTGTTATGCAGCAATAGCCATGGTCACAAACTTTGCGGCCGGCATCTCGCCAGCAGCCTTATCGCACGGCGAAGTGGTGGAAGCAGTGAAAAAAATAAATTCAAATATATCCCGCCTGATCATGTCCGTCCTGGAAAGCATCCCGCTTGACACGGGCTGCAGGTGCAAACTGGGCCCGGAAGAAGCCGGCAAACTGTAG
- the mtnA gene encoding S-methyl-5-thioribose-1-phosphate isomerase — MLKALAYEHGKLLLLDQTLLPFEKRYVTCTTPEETAEAIISMKVRGAPAIGVAAAYGIVLAARMYEGDDRAVLDHRLLKASEILAATRPTAVNLFWAIERMAALREQNPHLSVKELKLLLEKEALNIEKEDLERNKRLAVLGSELIGKKANVLTHCNAGALATAGYGTALGIIRAAWEKGKQVHVFAGETRPLLQGARLTTWELMEDNIPVTLITDSMAGYLMQQGKIDLVVVGADRIAANGDTANKIGTYSLAVLANYHGIPFYVAAPYSTLDMSIKSGAEIPIEERGHNEVKFFGSVQVAPGEANVCNPAFDVTPSRLITAIISDCGIAWPPYTESIKMLYEKEMERRKRI, encoded by the coding sequence ATGTTAAAGGCTCTTGCATATGAACACGGCAAACTGCTGCTCCTTGACCAGACCCTCCTGCCGTTCGAAAAACGGTACGTGACCTGCACAACGCCGGAAGAAACAGCGGAGGCCATTATATCGATGAAAGTGAGGGGTGCGCCGGCTATCGGGGTCGCAGCGGCCTATGGAATTGTTCTTGCCGCTCGGATGTATGAAGGAGATGATCGGGCAGTCCTGGATCACAGGCTCCTTAAAGCAAGCGAGATACTGGCGGCAACCAGACCGACGGCTGTTAACCTCTTTTGGGCAATCGAACGCATGGCCGCGCTCCGGGAACAGAACCCGCACCTTTCAGTAAAAGAATTAAAGCTCCTCTTGGAAAAAGAAGCCCTGAACATCGAAAAGGAAGACCTTGAACGAAACAAGCGCCTAGCGGTTTTGGGAAGCGAACTTATCGGAAAAAAGGCCAACGTTTTAACCCACTGCAACGCCGGGGCGCTGGCGACAGCCGGTTACGGCACAGCGCTTGGCATCATCAGGGCCGCCTGGGAAAAAGGTAAACAAGTCCATGTGTTTGCCGGTGAGACCAGGCCGCTGCTGCAGGGAGCAAGGCTCACAACCTGGGAACTAATGGAAGATAACATACCGGTAACATTAATCACGGACAGCATGGCCGGCTACCTCATGCAACAGGGGAAAATTGACCTGGTTGTAGTTGGAGCCGATCGGATTGCCGCCAACGGCGACACAGCCAATAAGATCGGCACATACAGCCTGGCGGTTTTAGCTAATTATCACGGTATTCCTTTTTACGTCGCTGCGCCGTATTCCACACTTGACATGAGCATAAAGTCTGGGGCGGAAATACCCATCGAAGAGCGCGGCCATAATGAAGTCAAATTTTTCGGCAGTGTCCAGGTTGCGCCTGGGGAGGCAAACGTCTGCAACCCGGCTTTCGACGTTACGCCGTCGCGGCTGATAACGGCTATAATATCAGACTGCGGGATTGCATGGCCGCCTTACACGGAAAGTATCAAAATGCTCTATGAAAAAGAAATGGAGAGGAGAAAAAGGATATGA